One window of the Trifolium pratense cultivar HEN17-A07 linkage group LG2, ARS_RC_1.1, whole genome shotgun sequence genome contains the following:
- the LOC123911502 gene encoding uncharacterized protein LOC123911502: protein MSINESQTHHNNVETKTTFTTPISSKTHPILTLQLKEPQDTIFPTNSTTLLTKTMTSTNSTSTEPLPSPDEIAIKAVNKRYEGLVTVRTKAIKGKGAWYWNHLEPILVRNPDSGVPKSVKLKCCLCDSVFSASNPSRTASEHLKRGTCSNFNNSGFKNEPGSVPSPVPISSVSGSNRKRGSPHQLGVSVSVSTSPTSLTYQNHNLALVEIGYPQVHGNMVNHQNQNQNHQNLNQNHLMLSGGKEDLCALAMFEDSVKKLKSPKTSPGASLSKEQVNSALDLLADWFYECCGSVSLSTLEHRKFQAFLSQVGLPVGNGLRREVSGPRLDARFSEVKSESEAKIRDAMFFQVASDGWKSYNNSNINLNSNSNNRNLNGLCCGGESLVKFMVNLPNGSSVFQKAVFTGGGVVNSKYAEEIFWETVTGVSGSVVQRCVGIVADKFKDKALRNLEIQNHWMVNTSCQLQGFLSLIKDFNKELELFSVVTKNCLKVANFIDTESQVRNVFVNYRMQEMEYAGLIRVPSPKCDPLKNFASVFPMLEDILSCARVIQMVVMEEAFKVMFMEDPHAREVAGLVQNEVFWNELEAVYSLVKIIKGMVQDIEAERPLIGRCLPLWEELKTKVKEWCGKYNVVEGPVEKILEKRFRKNYHPAWSAAFILDPLYLIKDTSGKYLPPFKFLTREQEKDVDKLLTRLASREEAHVVLMELMKWRSEGLDPLYAQAVQMKQRDPLTGKMKVANPLSSRLVWETCLCEFKSLGKIAVRLIFLHATSCGFKSNWSFMKKVSGNKNSRVALERAQKMIYIAAHAKLERRNFSSEEEKDAELFAISGSDEDSMLAEVYADAMQS from the coding sequence ATGTCCATAAACGAATCCCAAACTCATCACAACAATGTTGAAACCAAAACCACATTCACAACACCAATTTCTTCAAAAACCCACCCAATTTTGACCCTTCAATTAAAAGAACCACAAGACACAATTTTTCCTACAAATTCAACCACCCTTTTAACCAAAACAATGACTTCAACAAACTCTACTTCAACAGAACCACTACCTTCTCCAGATGAAATCGCCATTAAAGCTGTTAATAAACGCTATGAAGGTCTTGTTACAGTTAGAACCAAAGCTATCAAAGGTAAAGGTGCTTGGTATTGGAATCATCTTGAACCAATTTTGGTTCGAAATCCTGATTCAGGTGTTCCTAAATCTGTTAAACTTAAGTGTTGTTTGTGTGATTCTGTTTTTTCTGCTTCAAATCCTTCAAGAACAGCTTCTGAACATTTAAAGCGTGGAACTTGTTCTAATTTTAACAATTCTGGGTTTAAAAATGAACCCGGTTCGGTTCCTTCTCCGGTTCCTATTTCGTCGGTTTCCGGTTCGAACCGGAAAAGAGGTTCACCTCATCAATTGGGTGTTTCTGTTTCAGTTTCAACTTCACCAACATCATTAACTTATCAAAATCATAACTTGGCATTGGTTGAAATTGGGTACCCTCAGGTGCATGGTAATATGGTGAACCATCAGAACCAGAACCAGAATCATCAGAATCTGAATCAGAATCATTTGATGTTGTCTGGTGGAAAAGAAGATTTGTGTGCTTTGGCTATGTTTGAAGATAGTGTGAAGAAGTTAAAGAGTCCAAAAACATCACCTGGTGCTTCTTTGAGTAAAGAACAGGTTAATTCTGCTTTGGATTTACTTGCTGATTGGTTTTATGAATGTTGTGGTTCTGTTTCTTTGTCAACacttgagcatagaaagtttcAAGCTTTTCTATCTCAGGTTGGTTTACCTGTAGGAAATGGTTTAAGACGCGAAGTTTCTGGTCCAAGGCTCGACGCTAGGTTTAGCGAGGTTAAGAGTGAATCCGAGGCGAAAATTAGGGATGCTATGTTTTTTCAGGTAGCTAGTGATGGTTGGAAGAgttataataatagtaatattaatcttaatagtaatagtaataataggAATTTGAATGGTTTGTGTTGTGGTGGTGAGAGTTTGGTTAAGTTTATGGTGAATCTTCCAAATGGGAGTAGTGTTTTTCAAAAGGCGGTGTTTACGGGCGGGGGAGTTGTGAATTCGAAGTATGCGGAAGAGATTTTTTGGGAGACTGTGACTGGTGTTAGTGGAAGTGTTGTTCAGAGATGCGTAGGGATTGTTGCTGATAAGTTTAAGGATAAGGCATTGAGGAATTTGGAGATTCAAAACCATTGGATGGTAAATACTTCTTGTCAGCTTCAAGGGTTTCTTAGTTTAATTAAGGATTTTAACAAAGAACTCGAACTTTTCAGTGTTGTTACTAAGAATTGTCTTAAAGTTGCGAATTTTATAGATACTGAGTCTCAGGTGAGGAATGTTTTTGTTAACTATAGAATGCAGGAGATGGAGTATGCCGGGTTGATTCGAGTCCCTTCGCCGAAATGTGACCCGTTGAAGAATTTTGCGTCCGTGTTTCCGATGCTTGAGGATATTTTGAGCTGTGCTAGAGTCATTCAAATGGTTGTGATGGAAGAGGCGTTTAAGGTAATGTTTATGGAGGATCCGCATGCTCGAGAAGTGGCTGGTTTGGTTCAGAATGAGGTGTTTTGGAACGAGCTCGAAGCTGTTTATTCTCTTGTGAAGATTATTAAAGGTATGGTTCAAGATATAGAGGCGGAGAGGCCGTTGATCGGTCGGTGTTTGCCTCTTTGGGAGGAGCTAAAAACCAAAGTGAAAGAATGGTGTGGAAAATACAATGTTGTCGAAGGACCTGTGGAGAAAATACTCGAAAAACGGTTTCGAAAAAATTACCACCCGGCATGGTCAGCAGCGTTTATACTCGATCCACTTTACTTGATCAAAGACACGAGTGGAAAGTATCTTCCGCCGTTCAAGTTTTTGACGCGTGAACAAGAGAAAGACGTTGATAAGTTACTTACACGGTTAGCTTCAAGAGAAGAAGCTCATGTCGTGTTGATGGAGCTAATGAAATGGAGATCAGAAGGGCTCGACCCTCTTTACGCACAAGCTGTTCAAATGAAACAAAGAGATCCCTTGACTGGTAAGATGAAAGTTGCAAATCCGCTTAGTAGTCGACTTGTTTGGGAAACATGTTTGTGTGAGTTTAAATCTTTAGGGAAGATTGCGGTGAGGCTCATTTTTCTTCATGCAACTTCATGTGGATTTAAGAGTAATTGGTCTTTCATGAAGAAAGTTTCTGGAAACAAAAACTCAAGAGTCGCATTAGAAAGAGCTcagaaaatgatatatattgCAGCTCATGCAAAGCTTGAAAGGAGAAATTTTTCGAGTGAGGAAGAAAAAGATGCAGAATTGTTTGCCATTTCCGGAAGTGATGAAGATAGCATGCTAGCTGAAGTTTATGCTGATGCAATGCAATCTTAG